In a single window of the Rhodamnia argentea isolate NSW1041297 chromosome 2, ASM2092103v1, whole genome shotgun sequence genome:
- the LOC115739628 gene encoding classical arabinogalactan protein 10, producing the protein MASSSFAYVLLFALLAASALGQAPGSSPSKSPAASPTKSPPAASPTAPAPSPVATPPAPTPSPVSTPPTSAPVPAPSTATPPSSAPASSPASSPPAPPASTPGSAPSAAVTPPPGAAAPSPTGTPPGSDGALNRVAIAGSVAAAVMAGALLM; encoded by the coding sequence ATGGCCAGCTCGAGCTTCGCGTACGTCTTGCTCTTCGCTCTGTTGGCCGCCTCGGCTCTCGGTCAGGCCCCGGGGTCTTCCCCGTCGAAGTCTCCCGCCGCTTCCCCGACCAAATCCCCTCCCGCGGCCTCCCCGACCGCTCCGGCCCCGTCCCCGGTGGCGACTCCTCCGGCCCCCACGCCCTCTCCCGTCTCCACGCCGCCGACCTCAGCTCCCGTTCCCGCTCCCTCCACCGCGACGCCTCCGTCTTCGGCTCCCGCCTCGTCTCCCGCCTCCTCTCCGCCGGCTCCCCCGGCCTCGACCCCCGGATCGGCTCCCTCGGCTGCGGTCACCCCTCCACCTGGTGCCGCCGCCCCTTCGCCGACCGGAACTCCACCGGGTTCCGACGGCGCTTTGAACAGAGTCGCGATCGCCGGATCCGTGGCTGCGGCGGTGATGGCCGGTGCTTTGTTGATGTAG